Within Paenibacillus sabinae T27, the genomic segment ACATGATTCACATGCACATTGCCCGCCGCATCCGGCGATTACATTTCATATGAGTTGATACGCGAATCGTTTAGAAAAAGATGGCCTTTTTGGGAAGGAAAAAGGATTCTTATTTTATGCCGATTCATGTTATATTTTATTATTTATAAAAAGACATTGTCAAGAGAGCCATTCCTGGGCGCAAAGTCAAGGAATCAGTCGAACTCGTAGAAATCGTCCTCCATACCGTTTATATCCCCGTCCTCCCGGAGCGTGTTAAGCACACTTCGGACAATTCCCCCCGAGAATCCGCGTCTCATCAAAAAAGCGCCGGTCTTCCTTCTTTTGTCGGAAGGCTCGCCCTTGACCGCATTCCACTTCTTCCGCCCCAGCTCCAGCGCGCTTTGCCGCTCCTGGTCGATGCTGATCCCGTCCAGCGCCTCGGCAATGACCGATTTATCAATGCCTTTGCCGCGCAATTCATGGCGAACCCACAGTTTGCCTTTACGGTGTCCGGTCACCCGCTGCTCCGCCCACTGCTTCGCATACTGCGAATCGTCAATCAGCCGCTCCCGCCGCAGCCGTTCCAGAACCTCGTCAATGAGTTCTTCTCCGATTTCCTTCTGGCGCAAACGTCTTGCCATCTCCATCCGCGTCCGCGGTTTGCGTTCCAGATAACGCAGTCCCTCCACATAAGCCCGCTGCC encodes:
- a CDS encoding regulatory protein RecX, producing the protein MTIQLDFEAEQPEEGVLSQFPDNEPLTITKVERQKSGHRYMLHFGPYRLSVHEDIMIKYRMISGNVFTKEDLQEIVLADERQRAYVEGLRYLERKPRTRMEMARRLRQKEIGEELIDEVLERLRRERLIDDSQYAKQWAEQRVTGHRKGKLWVRHELRGKGIDKSVIAEALDGISIDQERQSALELGRKKWNAVKGEPSDKRRKTGAFLMRRGFSGGIVRSVLNTLREDGDINGMEDDFYEFD